In Halococcus saccharolyticus DSM 5350, a single genomic region encodes these proteins:
- a CDS encoding protein sorting system archaetidylserine synthase (This PssA-like phosphatidyltransferase, along with a PssD-like decarboxylase, is required in Haloarchaea for the archaeosortase ArtA to replace the PGF-CTERM sorting signal with a C-terminal lipid anchor.), protein MQPRFVARLGLADAVTATNAGLGFLAAAAAMVDPGLAARLILLAAIADGLDGALAQHVGSTPVGEFLDSLADVASFGVAPALFVFAIARTAWDLSLAESSLPLALSLFVTGLFVVTAVVRLGLYTAYDIGRGATEGAQTTLAATVLAVAYLAGVRSPAVLLGATLVFVGLMVAPFRYPDLRVRDALAMGVVQALSILVPGAFGRLFPRLLLAAALAYLVLAPRLYRRGTPEGKRT, encoded by the coding sequence ATGCAGCCCCGCTTCGTCGCACGGCTCGGACTCGCCGACGCCGTCACGGCGACGAACGCCGGTCTCGGCTTCCTCGCAGCGGCCGCCGCGATGGTCGATCCCGGACTCGCCGCTCGGCTGATCCTGCTGGCGGCGATCGCTGACGGCCTCGACGGCGCGCTCGCCCAGCACGTCGGGAGCACGCCGGTCGGGGAGTTTCTCGATTCGCTCGCGGATGTCGCCTCGTTCGGCGTCGCGCCCGCGCTGTTCGTCTTCGCTATCGCGCGCACTGCGTGGGACCTCTCGCTCGCCGAATCCTCTCTGCCGTTAGCACTCTCGCTTTTCGTGACCGGGCTGTTCGTCGTGACGGCGGTTGTCCGACTCGGACTCTACACTGCCTACGACATCGGGCGCGGGGCGACCGAGGGTGCACAGACCACGCTCGCGGCGACGGTGCTCGCGGTCGCCTATCTCGCCGGGGTGCGGTCGCCGGCGGTGCTCCTCGGCGCGACCCTCGTCTTCGTTGGACTGATGGTCGCGCCGTTTCGGTACCCCGACCTCCGGGTTCGGGATGCGCTGGCGATGGGTGTCGTCCAGGCGCTGTCGATCCTCGTTCCGGGAGCGTTCGGTCGGCTGTTTCCTCGGCTGTTGCTCGCCGCCGCGCTCGCGTACCTCGTGCTCGCACCGCGGCTGTATCGCCGTGGGACTCCCGAAGGGAAACGCACTTAG
- a CDS encoding gamma-glutamylcyclotransferase family protein, with protein MEVFVYGTLTDPDRTAALLDTFDYRGDAVLDGLHRVDGTYPTLAPEGRTRGRILRTPEIDVLDEYEGVGRGLYARVSVPFTDATIDRDDTAARGDTVIDSEKIAVYVGDPDALGVAGVSWPGPGSFRDRVERYVRENEVCVRRE; from the coding sequence ATGGAGGTCTTCGTCTACGGAACACTGACCGATCCCGACCGTACGGCGGCGCTCCTCGATACGTTCGACTACCGCGGCGACGCCGTTCTCGACGGACTCCACCGTGTCGACGGGACCTACCCGACGCTCGCACCCGAGGGCAGAACGCGAGGACGAATCCTCCGAACGCCCGAGATCGACGTACTCGACGAGTACGAAGGAGTCGGACGTGGGCTGTACGCCCGGGTTTCGGTGCCATTCACCGACGCTACGATCGACCGCGACGACACTGCTGCTCGGGGTGACACAGTAATCGACAGCGAGAAGATCGCGGTGTACGTCGGCGATCCGGACGCACTCGGCGTGGCGGGCGTTTCGTGGCCAGGCCCGGGTTCGTTTCGCGATCGCGTCGAGCGGTACGTCCGCGAGAATGAGGTATGTGTCCGCCGGGAATGA
- the citZ gene encoding citrate synthase, translated as MSDELKRGLEGVLVAESSLSNIDGDAGRLVYRGYAIEDLAREASYEEVCYLLWHGHLPDRDELDAFEDALANERAVDDRILATLDELAGDERPMAALRTAVSMFSAGDPDSAANPRDREATLRKGRRVAAKVPTVLAAFDRLRNGEKPVEPHPDLGYAANFLYMLTGEEPDEVAAETFDQALVLHADHGLNASTFTTMVIASTFADAYSALTGGVGALSGPLHGGANQDVMEMLYEIDEAGADPVDFVADARENREDWRVPGWGHRVYNVKDPRADILQSRLEELGESADDTKWYDATTAIENHLREEGLIEKGIAPNVDFYSGSVYHQLGIPMDMYTPIFAMSRVSGWLGHILEYQENNRLIRPRARYTGPEDESFVPVDER; from the coding sequence ATGTCCGACGAGCTCAAACGTGGTCTCGAAGGTGTGCTGGTGGCCGAATCCTCGCTCAGCAACATCGACGGCGACGCGGGGCGACTGGTATACCGGGGCTACGCTATCGAGGACCTCGCCCGCGAGGCGAGTTACGAAGAGGTGTGTTATCTCCTCTGGCACGGCCACCTCCCCGACCGCGACGAGCTCGATGCGTTCGAGGACGCTCTCGCGAACGAGCGGGCGGTCGACGACCGTATCCTCGCAACGCTCGATGAACTCGCGGGCGACGAACGGCCGATGGCCGCGCTCCGCACCGCGGTCTCGATGTTCTCTGCCGGCGATCCCGACTCGGCGGCGAACCCACGCGACCGCGAGGCCACCCTCCGGAAGGGACGACGCGTCGCCGCGAAGGTCCCGACGGTGCTCGCGGCGTTCGACCGCCTGCGCAACGGCGAGAAGCCGGTCGAACCGCACCCCGATCTGGGCTACGCCGCGAACTTCCTCTACATGCTCACCGGCGAGGAGCCCGACGAGGTCGCAGCCGAGACGTTCGACCAGGCGCTCGTGCTCCACGCCGACCACGGGCTGAACGCCTCGACGTTCACCACGATGGTGATCGCGAGCACGTTCGCCGACGCCTACAGCGCCCTGACGGGGGGCGTGGGCGCGCTGTCGGGGCCACTCCACGGCGGCGCGAATCAGGACGTCATGGAGATGCTCTACGAGATCGACGAGGCGGGCGCTGACCCGGTCGATTTCGTTGCCGACGCACGCGAAAACCGCGAGGACTGGCGGGTGCCCGGCTGGGGCCACCGCGTGTACAACGTCAAGGATCCACGGGCGGACATCCTCCAGAGCCGATTGGAAGAACTCGGCGAGTCCGCCGACGATACCAAGTGGTACGACGCCACCACCGCGATCGAGAACCACCTCCGCGAGGAGGGTCTCATCGAGAAGGGGATCGCACCCAACGTCGACTTCTACTCGGGATCGGTCTACCACCAGCTCGGGATCCCGATGGATATGTACACCCCGATCTTCGCGATGAGCCGTGTCAGCGGCTGGCTCGGCCACATCCTCGAATATCAAGAGAACAATCGACTGATCCGTCCGCGTGCCCGCTACACCGGCCCGGAAGACGAGTCGTTCGTGCCAGTCGACGAGCGCTAG
- a CDS encoding 30S ribosomal protein S15, with translation MARMHTRRRGSSSSDTPVADDPPEWSDVDTDAIEQRVVELAEEGYDPSQIGLKLRDEGVQGTPIPNVQLATDKKVTEILDEHDVGGDLPEDLRNLLERAVRLREHMADNPGDAQNKRALQNAEAKVRRLADYYRGDELDADFEYTYEHARELL, from the coding sequence ATGGCACGAATGCACACACGACGCCGCGGGTCGTCTAGTTCGGACACGCCCGTGGCGGACGATCCGCCGGAGTGGAGCGACGTCGACACCGACGCCATCGAGCAGCGCGTCGTCGAACTGGCAGAGGAGGGCTACGACCCGAGCCAGATCGGTCTCAAACTGCGCGACGAGGGCGTCCAGGGCACGCCGATCCCGAACGTCCAGCTCGCGACCGACAAGAAAGTGACCGAGATATTGGACGAGCACGACGTCGGTGGCGACCTCCCGGAGGACCTCCGGAACCTGCTCGAACGCGCGGTCCGGCTCCGCGAGCACATGGCCGACAACCCGGGCGACGCCCAGAACAAGCGCGCGCTCCAGAACGCCGAGGCGAAGGTCCGCCGGCTCGCCGATTACTACCGCGGCGACGAGCTCGACGCCGACTTCGAGTACACCTACGAGCACGCGCGGGAACTCCTGTAG
- a CDS encoding creatininase family protein, with protein sequence MYLADRTWPELGEHVASESLAVVPLGSTEQHGPHLPLATDHLIAEHLAREATDRADVLCTPTVNVGVSPHHRQFHGTMWVDAPAFREYVESLARNLSYHGVDRIVFVNAHGGNTVHLREVGRRLRDDGTAYAIEWMWNDSIPELVDDLFAQNGPHGGPKETAMIQHIAPDLVRDGKLDDARDGGIADLAEADPRKFGARTFYDSIDNTQNGVLGDQTDATAAKGKQLFEAAADQLVQLLDWLDDQPRDALMAKPHVDPQPGSRQ encoded by the coding sequence ATGTACCTCGCGGATCGGACGTGGCCGGAACTCGGTGAGCACGTCGCAAGCGAGTCGCTTGCGGTCGTCCCGCTCGGCTCGACCGAACAGCACGGTCCGCATCTTCCGCTCGCTACCGACCACCTGATCGCCGAGCACCTCGCGCGCGAGGCGACCGATCGGGCTGACGTGCTCTGTACGCCCACGGTGAACGTCGGCGTGAGCCCCCATCACCGACAGTTCCACGGCACGATGTGGGTCGACGCACCCGCCTTCCGGGAGTACGTCGAGAGCCTCGCACGCAACCTCTCGTACCACGGCGTCGACCGGATCGTGTTCGTCAACGCCCACGGCGGCAACACCGTCCACCTCCGCGAGGTCGGCCGGCGACTCCGCGACGACGGCACCGCCTACGCGATCGAGTGGATGTGGAACGACTCGATCCCCGAACTCGTCGACGACCTGTTCGCCCAGAACGGCCCGCATGGAGGGCCGAAGGAGACCGCGATGATCCAGCATATCGCTCCTGACCTCGTTCGGGACGGGAAGCTCGACGACGCCCGGGATGGCGGGATCGCCGACCTCGCCGAGGCCGACCCGCGGAAGTTCGGCGCACGGACGTTCTACGACTCGATCGACAACACCCAGAATGGCGTGCTCGGCGATCAGACCGACGCGACGGCGGCAAAGGGCAAGCAGTTGTTCGAGGCCGCGGCCGACCAGCTCGTTCAGCTGCTCGACTGGCTTGACGACCAGCCGCGCGACGCGCTCATGGCGAAACCACACGTCGACCCGCAGCCAGGCAGCCGGCAGTAG
- a CDS encoding PIN domain-containing protein yields MIVDTSFVLDVIDDVEAAVSMERELEAEGVPLVMPAMTVLELCIGVGKVANSPGERRTVETVLDSYPLVEMSPRIARRAGRLLGERLADDDDGPGIGKADAAIAATAIERDEPVLAGDSHFGTIPGVTLETYQ; encoded by the coding sequence ATGATCGTCGATACGAGCTTCGTCCTGGATGTCATCGACGACGTGGAGGCGGCCGTCTCGATGGAGCGCGAACTCGAAGCCGAGGGTGTCCCACTCGTCATGCCCGCGATGACCGTGCTGGAACTCTGCATCGGCGTCGGAAAGGTAGCGAACTCCCCCGGAGAACGTCGAACCGTCGAGACGGTGTTGGATTCGTACCCACTGGTGGAGATGAGCCCGCGCATTGCTCGGCGTGCCGGGCGACTCCTCGGCGAGCGCCTCGCGGATGACGACGACGGTCCCGGTATCGGGAAAGCCGATGCCGCAATCGCCGCAACCGCCATCGAACGCGACGAACCCGTTCTCGCTGGCGATTCACATTTCGGGACGATTCCCGGCGTCACGCTCGAAACGTACCAGTGA
- a CDS encoding 30S ribosomal protein S3ae: protein MSERSVSRQQQEKRWYTVFAPEEFDRAELGETPANEPDQVLDRTIETTLGDLTDDAGANNVKLTFRIRDVGSDAAYTEFIKHELTRDYLDSLVRRGASKVEAYLTVLTSDDYRVRIQPVAFTTKKADDSQERAIRRRMTELVEEAASERTFEELVDSVTQGRLSSAIYGEARTIYPLRRVEVGKLALDAHPEEVAEEEETAVDVEEDDVEV, encoded by the coding sequence ATGAGCGAACGATCAGTTTCACGACAGCAACAGGAGAAACGGTGGTACACCGTGTTCGCGCCCGAGGAGTTCGACCGGGCCGAGCTCGGCGAGACCCCCGCGAACGAACCGGACCAGGTGCTCGATCGCACCATCGAAACCACGCTCGGCGACCTGACCGACGACGCCGGCGCGAACAACGTCAAGCTCACCTTCCGCATCCGGGACGTGGGCAGCGACGCGGCCTACACCGAGTTCATCAAACACGAGCTCACCCGGGACTATCTCGACAGTCTCGTGCGCCGTGGGGCCTCGAAGGTCGAAGCCTACCTCACGGTGCTGACGAGCGACGACTATCGTGTTCGGATCCAGCCGGTCGCGTTCACGACGAAGAAGGCTGACGACAGCCAGGAACGCGCGATCCGCCGCCGGATGACCGAACTCGTCGAAGAAGCCGCCAGTGAGCGGACCTTCGAGGAACTCGTCGACAGCGTGACCCAGGGTCGGCTTTCGAGTGCGATCTACGGTGAGGCGCGCACGATCTACCCGCTCCGCCGGGTCGAGGTCGGCAAGCTCGCGCTTGACGCTCATCCCGAGGAAGTCGCCGAGGAGGAAGAGACCGCGGTCGACGTCGAAGAAGACGACGTCGAAGTCTGA
- the ilvA gene encoding threonine ammonia-lyase produces the protein MIELADVLDARERVESVARHTPLEYSHSFSSMTGAAVHPKLEVFQRTGSFKLRGATNRIATLSADEQAAGVVTASAGNHAQGVALAATRADVDSVVVMPEHAPIAKVKATRSYGAEVVLHGEDYDAAQARAHEIEADDGRTYVHAFDDPTVMAGQGTIGLEIVEDCPDVDTVVVPIGGGGLIAGIATAVKAKSPDTRVIGVEAEGAPSAAQSLQQGNIQKLDGVDTIADGIATRKVGDRTFEVIEKRVDEVVTVSDPEIAVAITTLLERSKTLVEGAGAVPMAAILAEAFEYGDDEVIVPALCGGNIDLNMLRTVVMRGLVETGRYLRLRTTLADQPGSLEQLIGIISAERANIYAIQHDRTSRDTGMTATEVEIDLETRGEDHVAALLDELEASGYDVDVLV, from the coding sequence ATGATCGAACTCGCCGACGTGCTCGACGCCCGCGAGCGCGTCGAAAGCGTCGCTCGCCACACACCGCTCGAATACTCCCACTCGTTTTCCTCGATGACCGGCGCAGCGGTCCACCCCAAGCTCGAGGTGTTCCAGCGCACCGGCTCGTTCAAGCTCCGGGGTGCGACCAATCGGATCGCAACGCTCTCCGCCGACGAGCAGGCGGCGGGCGTCGTCACCGCGAGTGCTGGCAATCACGCCCAGGGCGTCGCGCTCGCGGCCACCCGTGCGGACGTGGACAGCGTCGTCGTAATGCCCGAACACGCCCCGATCGCGAAGGTCAAAGCCACCCGGAGCTACGGAGCGGAAGTCGTCCTCCACGGCGAGGACTACGACGCGGCCCAAGCCCGCGCCCACGAGATCGAAGCTGACGACGGTCGGACCTACGTCCACGCGTTCGACGATCCGACCGTGATGGCTGGACAGGGAACCATCGGCCTCGAGATCGTCGAGGACTGCCCCGATGTCGACACCGTCGTGGTTCCGATCGGCGGCGGCGGACTCATTGCAGGGATCGCCACCGCTGTCAAAGCGAAATCGCCCGATACCCGGGTGATCGGCGTCGAAGCCGAGGGCGCACCGAGCGCGGCACAATCGCTCCAGCAGGGGAACATCCAGAAGCTCGACGGCGTCGACACCATCGCCGACGGGATTGCAACCCGCAAGGTCGGCGATCGAACCTTCGAGGTGATCGAGAAACGCGTCGACGAAGTGGTGACGGTTTCGGACCCCGAGATCGCGGTTGCGATCACGACGTTGCTCGAACGATCGAAGACGCTGGTGGAGGGCGCTGGCGCGGTCCCGATGGCGGCGATCCTCGCCGAGGCGTTCGAATACGGTGACGACGAAGTGATCGTGCCGGCACTGTGTGGTGGCAACATCGATCTCAACATGCTCCGGACGGTGGTGATGCGCGGCCTCGTCGAAACCGGACGCTACCTCCGACTCCGGACCACGCTGGCCGACCAGCCCGGATCGCTCGAACAGCTTATCGGGATCATCTCGGCAGAGCGTGCGAACATCTACGCTATCCAGCACGACCGGACATCACGGGACACCGGAATGACCGCGACCGAGGTCGAGATCGACCTCGAAACTCGGGGCGAAGACCACGTCGCGGCCCTCCTCGACGAACTCGAAGCCAGCGGCTACGATGTCGACGTGCTCGTGTGA
- a CDS encoding aminotransferase class V-fold PLP-dependent enzyme — MDPLDLRETIPALDEITYLNTGAASPAPRPVVEAVTDCVERQQYVAPAAEGMYPALFAAFDDARESVADFLGADPDEIALTQSTADGINRVATALPWQAGDVVVRTDCEHPAGILPWKRLADRHGVETRVVETTRGRLDRNDLATALDGADLLCLSSITWNYGTRLPIAEAVTMAHDAGARVLVDAVQSPGQVAVDIDEWGADFVVGAGHKWLLGPWGAGFLYVAADATAALEPQRVGYRSVADPNDPAAGFAAGARRLEVGTASPAPHAGLAAAIECLDSVGFGTIENRIENLTDRLKDGLDDDSLLSPRSYESGLVTVDVDDPETTVERLAEHDIRVRSLPSPDAIRISVHVFNTTDDIDRVLSHL; from the coding sequence ATGGACCCGCTCGATCTTCGAGAGACGATCCCGGCGCTCGACGAGATCACGTATCTCAACACGGGTGCCGCGAGCCCCGCTCCGCGCCCCGTCGTCGAGGCCGTCACCGACTGCGTCGAACGCCAGCAGTACGTCGCACCCGCCGCCGAGGGGATGTATCCGGCGCTCTTTGCGGCATTCGACGATGCACGGGAATCCGTCGCCGACTTCCTCGGAGCCGACCCGGACGAGATCGCGCTGACCCAGAGCACCGCCGACGGGATCAACCGCGTCGCGACCGCGCTGCCGTGGCAGGCGGGCGACGTGGTGGTTCGGACCGACTGCGAGCACCCGGCCGGCATCCTGCCGTGGAAACGCCTCGCCGACCGCCACGGCGTCGAGACGCGGGTGGTCGAGACCACACGCGGCCGACTCGATCGCAACGACCTCGCAACCGCACTCGACGGCGCGGACCTGCTCTGTCTCAGTTCGATCACGTGGAACTACGGGACGCGACTCCCGATCGCGGAGGCGGTCACGATGGCCCACGATGCGGGGGCGCGTGTGCTGGTCGACGCGGTCCAGTCGCCCGGTCAGGTCGCGGTCGACATCGATGAATGGGGGGCTGATTTCGTCGTCGGGGCCGGCCACAAGTGGCTGCTCGGACCGTGGGGTGCGGGCTTCCTGTACGTCGCCGCCGACGCCACCGCGGCGCTCGAACCACAGCGGGTCGGCTACCGGAGCGTTGCGGACCCGAACGATCCGGCCGCCGGCTTTGCCGCTGGCGCTCGCCGACTCGAAGTCGGCACCGCCTCGCCCGCCCCACACGCTGGCCTCGCGGCAGCCATCGAGTGTCTCGATTCGGTCGGCTTCGGCACGATCGAGAATCGGATCGAGAACCTCACCGACCGACTCAAGGACGGTCTCGACGACGATTCACTCCTGAGTCCACGGAGCTACGAATCGGGGCTCGTGACTGTCGATGTCGATGATCCCGAAACCACTGTCGAGCGACTCGCCGAGCACGATATCCGGGTTCGGTCGCTCCCGTCGCCCGACGCGATCCGGATCTCGGTTCATGTGTTCAACACGACCGACGACATCGACCGGGTGCTCTCACACCTCTGA
- a CDS encoding DMT family transporter, with amino-acid sequence MSTGVFRRVERTTPPLAALAVAVVAVSTSAFLVRYSAAPSLVKAFYRVLFTTLLLVPFALVRHRDAFGRLSARDWFVATAGGVALAIHFASWFESLEWTSVAASVTIVQSQVLFVAAGAAFFLAEHVTRRTLAGMIVALCGIAVMSVGDALTGANVAGAAPLYGNALALVGAVCAAGYVLAGRSLRQRIPLVPYVIVVYSVCAVVLLALTVADGAALVNYPPREWLLFLGMAVGPGLFGHTVLNWALAHVESSVVSVSLLGEPIGSALLALVLLGEIPTAITVVGGAVVLVGIAVTSRARTT; translated from the coding sequence GTGAGTACCGGTGTTTTTCGACGTGTCGAGCGCACGACGCCACCCCTTGCGGCGCTCGCGGTTGCGGTCGTCGCGGTCAGCACCAGCGCGTTCTTAGTTCGCTACAGTGCGGCCCCGAGCCTCGTGAAGGCGTTCTACCGGGTTCTCTTCACCACGCTGCTCCTCGTTCCGTTCGCGCTCGTTCGCCACCGCGACGCGTTCGGTCGGCTCTCCGCCCGGGACTGGTTCGTCGCGACTGCGGGCGGCGTCGCGCTCGCGATCCACTTCGCATCGTGGTTCGAGAGCCTGGAGTGGACCAGCGTCGCCGCCTCGGTCACGATCGTCCAGTCTCAAGTCCTGTTCGTCGCCGCCGGTGCGGCGTTCTTCCTCGCCGAACACGTCACCCGCCGCACCCTCGCGGGGATGATCGTCGCACTCTGTGGGATCGCGGTGATGTCGGTTGGTGACGCTCTCACCGGGGCGAATGTCGCGGGTGCGGCCCCGCTGTACGGCAACGCCCTCGCGCTCGTCGGTGCGGTCTGTGCGGCGGGCTACGTGCTCGCCGGGCGCTCGCTCCGTCAGCGCATCCCGCTGGTTCCGTACGTCATCGTGGTTTACTCTGTCTGTGCGGTCGTACTGCTCGCGCTCACCGTCGCCGACGGCGCGGCCTTGGTCAACTACCCGCCCCGCGAGTGGCTGCTCTTTCTCGGGATGGCGGTCGGCCCCGGACTGTTCGGCCACACAGTCCTGAACTGGGCGCTTGCCCACGTCGAATCCAGTGTCGTCAGCGTCTCGCTGCTCGGCGAACCCATCGGTAGCGCGCTACTCGCGCTCGTTCTCCTCGGTGAGATTCCGACCGCGATCACCGTCGTCGGCGGTGCGGTCGTGCTCGTGGGGATCGCGGTCACCTCGCGGGCGCGGACGACCTGA
- a CDS encoding plastocyanin/azurin family copper-binding protein has product MDRRTFLGAAAGVTTVFAGCIGQSRQQPEYDIGMSSSAFLPQDDFEPRVGEPVVWRNTGSRTHTVTAYGSAIPDEASFFASGGFESTEAARDAWLQRGGGGIASGETFEVTFEVPGTYNYFCIPHERGGMVDEFTVVE; this is encoded by the coding sequence ATGGATCGACGCACGTTTCTCGGAGCTGCTGCGGGCGTCACTACCGTTTTCGCGGGCTGTATCGGCCAATCGCGCCAACAACCCGAGTACGACATCGGGATGAGTTCGAGCGCGTTTCTCCCACAGGACGACTTCGAGCCACGAGTCGGCGAGCCGGTCGTCTGGCGCAACACCGGCTCGCGGACCCACACCGTGACCGCCTACGGGTCGGCGATCCCGGACGAGGCATCGTTCTTCGCCTCCGGCGGGTTCGAGAGCACCGAGGCAGCCCGTGATGCGTGGCTCCAGCGTGGCGGCGGTGGGATCGCCAGTGGCGAAACGTTCGAGGTGACGTTCGAGGTCCCCGGGACGTACAACTACTTCTGCATCCCACACGAGCGCGGCGGGATGGTCGACGAGTTCACCGTCGTCGAGTAG
- a CDS encoding antitoxin VapB family protein, protein MSQQIRLQDHVYERIRSNKRDDESFSEAVERLIGGRSLRDLRDVFEGSEVAAMREAIDAADDRDRKAVREVADRFE, encoded by the coding sequence ATGTCACAACAGATCCGACTCCAGGACCACGTGTACGAGCGCATCCGGTCGAACAAACGCGACGACGAGTCGTTCAGCGAAGCTGTCGAGCGACTCATCGGTGGCCGGTCGTTGCGTGACCTCCGTGACGTGTTCGAGGGGAGCGAGGTGGCCGCGATGCGCGAGGCCATCGACGCTGCCGACGACCGAGACCGCAAGGCGGTCCGCGAGGTCGCCGACCGATTCGAATGA
- a CDS encoding KEOPS complex subunit Pcc1, whose translation MTRRARLRTESTRASVVAAALAPDNTPEMETTVDDETIETTIARETTGGLRTTVDDYVVNLSVAERIAQTAERRVTDREADHDADRGETNRAIDQPRSTDDVDDTQNTNDTNP comes from the coding sequence GTGACCCGACGCGCCCGACTCCGGACCGAGTCGACTCGCGCCAGCGTCGTCGCCGCGGCGCTCGCCCCCGACAACACCCCCGAAATGGAGACGACGGTCGACGATGAGACGATCGAGACCACGATCGCGCGCGAGACGACCGGCGGGCTCCGCACCACGGTCGACGACTACGTCGTCAACCTCTCGGTGGCAGAGCGCATCGCGCAGACGGCCGAGCGACGCGTGACCGATCGGGAGGCCGACCACGACGCGGATCGAGGAGAGACGAATCGAGCGATCGACCAACCGCGATCCACGGACGACGTGGACGACACCCAGAACACGAACGACACCAACCCATGA
- a CDS encoding NAD(P)/FAD-dependent oxidoreductase translates to MSETDVAVVGGGPAGLSAALFAAKNGLDTITFDTDETWMHKAHLFNYLGIESEDGSAFMDDAREQVAEFGVDRRQGTQVTGVAENGDGFTVSTDDGDHEASYVVLATGAKRDLAEDLGCEFTDEDVVDVDVTMETTVENAYATGAMVRAEEWQAVISAGDGAAAALNVLTKEKGEHFHDFDTPADAE, encoded by the coding sequence ATGTCAGAGACAGATGTCGCGGTCGTCGGCGGCGGACCGGCAGGGCTCAGCGCGGCGCTGTTCGCCGCGAAGAACGGTCTCGACACGATCACCTTCGACACCGACGAAACCTGGATGCACAAAGCGCACCTGTTCAACTACCTCGGGATCGAGAGCGAAGACGGCTCGGCGTTCATGGACGACGCTCGCGAGCAAGTCGCGGAGTTCGGCGTCGATCGCCGGCAGGGAACGCAGGTCACCGGCGTCGCCGAGAACGGCGACGGCTTCACCGTCTCGACCGACGATGGTGATCACGAGGCGAGCTACGTCGTCCTCGCGACGGGCGCGAAGCGCGATCTCGCCGAGGACCTCGGCTGTGAGTTCACCGACGAGGACGTGGTCGACGTGGACGTGACGATGGAAACCACGGTCGAGAACGCCTACGCCACGGGCGCGATGGTCCGGGCCGAGGAGTGGCAGGCGGTCATCTCGGCTGGCGACGGTGCGGCAGCCGCCCTGAACGTCCTCACGAAGGAGAAAGGCGAACACTTCCACGACTTCGACACGCCTGCCGACGCCGAGTGA